In Anthonomus grandis grandis chromosome 17, icAntGran1.3, whole genome shotgun sequence, the DNA window aagtcCAAGTTGTCGGTGAGTACCGGTGAGGTGTACAAAGAAGTGCCTTGGGAGAAGAACCGACAGGAAAGGCAAGAGTACCGACTGAGAgagaaaatgattaaaaagaAACACAAGAAGTTGTACAAGAGCATGATGGAGGGCAAGAAGGAGAGGGCCAAGGAGATCTGGTTGTTGAGGAAGAAGAGGAGGTTGCACGATGAAAAACTGGCCggagaaaaaaagaagaagaagatgaatGTTGCAGAGTGAACTTTTCATGTACGATCtttattttgctgttttttttttttaggaaggtttaataaataaaacgagCTTCATTTAACATATAGACAATCGGCTATATTTCATTCATTACCtgtataaagttaaaataaataaaatgtacattATAGAAAATACAGTTAAATAATGATTCAATTTAagcaacaaataaaacaatcaatcaatcgagagaaaataaataaaataatttttttgttgaggGGGGGACATCTATAAACACATTGGCCCCtttaattttttcgtaaaattaactacaaacaaaaattaattggtgCCATCTCCCTCTTCCTCGCTGTCCTCGTCTATTTCGGGCATGGGGAAGCGAAGGATAGCAGCCACTCCGGTCAGTTGCTCGAGCTCTACATTGGAAAATTGAATTGAGTGTAACTCGGAAAGTTGTTGAGTTACAAGAATTCttcatatatgaaaatgtttgcaaaaaatCCCTGTAACTGTGagtgaaaaccgcattaaaaTACCTCAAGTGGTTCTTGAGTTATTTGAGGTAGAAGTTGAAATTTTGTGTCACGAGTGATGCTTAACCGAAACTGCTCtggattatttaattttgcacCTAAAGAGGTGGTTTGTATCAGGAATTAATCCTCAATAATCCCTCTAGATTgtcctgaaaaaaatattgaaattcatcaaaaagtttttgagtatCACCCATGTGAAGTTTTGAAGTCTGGCTTATCGACCTTTAGGTCAACCCCTGGTAAAACTGAGTCTAACTCAGAAATTTATTGAGTTACAAGGATCCTTCGTATATGAAAATGTTTGCTAAAAATCCCTGTAACTGTGAGTGAAAACCGCATTGAAATTCCTCAAGTGGTTCTTGAGTTATTTGAGgtaaaagttgaaattttgtgTCACGAGTGATGCTTAACCAAAACTGCTCTGGATTATTCAATTTTGCACCTAAAGAGGTGGTTTGTATCAAAAACTCATCTCTAATAATCCCTCTAAATTgtcctgaaaaaattattaaaattcatcaaaaagtttttgagtatCACCCATGTGAAGTTTTGAAGTCTGGCTTATCGACCTTTAGGTCCACCCCTGGTAAAACTGAGTCTAACTCAGAAATTTATTGAGTTACAAGGATCCttcatatatgaaaatgtttgcaaaaaatCCCTGTAACTGTGAGTGAAAACCGCATTGAAATTCCTCAAGTGGTTCTTGAGTTATTTGAGgtaaaagttgaaattttgtgTCACGAGTGATGCTTAACCGAAACTGCTCTGGATTATTCAATTTTGCACCTAAAGAGGTGGTTTGTATCAAAAACTCATCTCTAATAATCCCTCTAAATTgtcctgaaaaaattattaaaattcatcaaaaagtttttgagtatCACCCATGTGAAGTTTTGAAGTCTGGCTTATCGACCTTTAGGTCCACCCCTGGTAAAACTGAGTCTAACTCAGAAATTTATTGAGTTACAAGGATCCTTCGTATATGAAAATGTTTGCTAAAAATCCCTGTAACTGTGAGTGAAAACCGCATTGAAATTCCTCAAGTGGTTCTTGAGTTATTTGAGATAGAAGTTGAAATTTTGTGTCACGAGTGATGCTTAACCGAAACTGCTCTGGATTATTCAATTTTGCACCTAAAGAGGTGGTTTGTATCAAAAACTCATCTCTAATAATCCCTCTAAATTgtcctgaaaaaattattaaaattcatcaaaaagtttttgagtatCACCCATGTGAAGTTTTGAAGTCTGGCTTATCGACCTTTAGGTCCACCCCTGGTAAAACTGAGTCTAACTCAGAAATTTATTGAGTTACAAGGATCCTTCGTATATGaaaatgtttgcaaaaaatCCCTGTAACTGTGAGTGAAAACCGCTTTAAAATGCCTCAAGTGGTTCTTGAATTATTTGAGGTAGAAGTTGAAACTTTGTGTCACGAGTGATGATTAACCGAAACTGCTCTGGATTATTCAATTTTGCACCTAAAATGGTGGTTTGTATCAGGAATTAATCCTCAATAATCCCTCTAGATTgtcctgaaaaaattattgaaattcatCAAAAAGTTTTCGAATATCACTTGTGTGAAGTTTTGAAACTTTGATTATTGAAGATTGGGTCCACTCCTGGTAAATTTGAGTATAACTCAGAAAATTATTGAGCTACAaggatttttaatatataaaaatgtttgttatgAAACTCTGTAAGTGCGagtgaaaaccgcattaaaaTACCTCAAGTGGTTCTTGAGTTATTTGAGgtaaaagttgaaattttgtgTTACGAGTGATGTTTAACCGAAAATGCTCTGGATTATTCAATTTTGCACCTAAAATGGTGGTTTGTATCAGGAATTAATCCTCAATAATCCCTCTAGATTgtcctgaaaaaattattaaaattcctcaaaaagtttttgagtatCACCtatgtgaaattttaaagtcTGGCTTATCGACCTTTAGGTCCACCCCTGGTAAATCTGagtctaactcaaaaagtaattGAACTACAAGAATTCTTTATACATGTAATTGTTCAGTAAGAATTGGCTCAACTTTCACACAAAACCCCATTAAAATCCCTCAAGTACTTTTTAAGTTATCCTGAGAGACATGTTTGGACCGAAAGTGCTGTACCTCCCCAAATTTTTCACTTACAAGGACgttttatacattaaattgaCACCTTCTACACTCtccaaatattttactaatactTGTATAAAATGTACTTACGTTCTCCGGAGACATGCATACTGGAAAATATCCTCACATCCCCACCGGAATCCTTTACCGAGTCCACTAAATTAACATATTCTTTCCTTAACTTAATATCCTCACATCTGAAAGCAATAAACCTATAATTCACCTAAAAAACCCCAATATGCAAAGTGAACCTGAAAAGTTTATCGGAGATCAACAAAGTTTCAATAGCCTGAGCCTCGTTGGCTTTCTCAACATGTTTTTTCCCATAAAAAGCTTTGGCAGGTTCGCACTGTAGCATCGTATAAAACTGCTCGAGAGCCTTGACTTCACCTAAAGCTTTAGTGTCAGAAATCCGGCTCATGACAGCGGGATCTTGTAGCACCtcttgaaaaaaacaaaaaatcaacaataaaacaCTAAAAAGACAACCACTACCTACCTTTCAGTGAGTGTTTGAACCCCGAAGACGAATGCACCAGCATAAACTTCGACTTATTGTCTAGCAGCACTTTATTATCGGTTTTGACGGCCATTTGGAACATGTACTCGAAGAATTGATCCCTGACAAAACCGGGGGAGGCGACCAGCACGCATTTCACCACGTCAAAGTCCACGTGTCTCAATATCGCTTGCATCACTTGCTCGTAGAACTTTGCCAAACCTTTCTCGTGCTGTTGGGCGAACCCCTTTCGTTTACGCGGGATGTTCACATCGATTTTTGCCCTGACCAGGGTCATACTCGAGGTTATCAAGCAGACATGAGCGAGACCCTCCTGCATTATCACCGCGGCTACATCAGCGGATTTAGTGGGGTCACAAGCGATTTCGATCCTTTCCAGTGCTACCGAGTCCCACTCGGGTTTGCAAAGTATAAATTTCCTGTTCAGTTCCAAGTCTAATGTATGGTACGCACCCATCTAAACAAGGGTCTTAGTTGTATGACATTTGAATAGAGAATTTATTTATGAGTCTTTAGATTGGAAAATTTGGGTTAGTTCTTG includes these proteins:
- the LOC126746315 gene encoding protein pelota, with product MKLLHKDIDKGGQGVVTLIPEEPEDMWHAYNLISEGDSVKSSTIRKVQSESSTGSSTSNRVRTTLAISVESIDFDTQACMLRLKGRNIEENQYVKMGAYHTLDLELNRKFILCKPEWDSVALERIEIACDPTKSADVAAVIMQEGLAHVCLITSSMTLVRAKIDVNIPRKRKGFAQQHEKGLAKFYEQVMQAILRHVDFDVVKCVLVASPGFVRDQFFEYMFQMAVKTDNKVLLDNKSKFMLVHSSSGFKHSLKEVLQDPAVMSRISDTKALGEVKALEQFYTMLQCEPAKAFYGKKHVEKANEAQAIETLLISDKLFRCEDIKLRKEYVNLVDSVKDSGGDVRIFSSMHVSGEQLEQLTGVAAILRFPMPEIDEDSEEEGDGTN